In Diachasmimorpha longicaudata isolate KC_UGA_2023 chromosome 4, iyDiaLong2, whole genome shotgun sequence, a single genomic region encodes these proteins:
- the LOC135161895 gene encoding uncharacterized protein LOC135161895 has translation MPDSTENNQRTTDKPMSYELSFLIKLIPETFDGDRYKIRSFIKQVDGAFELASAQQKPALLLYVKSRITGKAREQIDIHCSLTTWEEISDLLLNLYHDKKTLDQLFEELNSIHQMRNENVSQYYQRIEDLSSRILATIHTTEQDETLLPGSIAMVTKITLNRFIYHTHPQISQMLRYREFTTINRAFTAAVTEEKALRMQYNSYAKCRHCGRSNHTSDDCRLKNRNSNSFTSREHKQIHFSQENSHQNTFKNQNQSQNPNRFNNQRLNQNSNRSNSQKTCNYCKKSGHVIEECIKRFAANVKKNRDNASQNRQQSSVNVSNPMQNKNFQTVNRNLHQPELSEQKNEAPTTSTTLNSFAFHIPSNNNELTYILFESPHSDDSDQILKFLVDTGAAVSLVKASSIRNYKIINPEPIILNGIKPNAPIMTLGQTELNLSVNSNSFFNKFHVLNSDTGIPFDGLVGQDFFQKHNCKINYQNSTISIDALPFPLPLQSNAILFHNASQIIIQPRSEIIAKISLMNPLNLDEGIITGQFLDKEEQVLIPTALVKATNKKESFITIINRSAEEKIIPKPCLPLLSPPHQMKVFHINNNSNNLKKRHELLHENLRTEHLNPEEKQSLTKLCEEFHDIFNLPDDKLSYTSATDCKIPTIDNIPIQVKSYRYPEVHKNEVSNQIEKMMKQGIIKPSVSPWSSPL, from the coding sequence ATGCCTGACAGTACAGAGAATAATCAACGTACAACCGACAAGCCCATGTCTTATGAActctcatttttaattaaactcaTTCCCGAAACTTTTGATGGAGATAGATACAAAATTCGCAGTTTTATCAAACAAGTTGATGGAGCTTTTGAACTTGCGTCTGCTCAGCAAAAGCCAGCACTTTTACTCTATGTGAAAAGTCGTATCACTGGCAAAGCTCGCGAGCAGATCGACATTCATTGCAGCCTCACGACTTGGGAAGAAATTTCTGACCTTCTCCTAAATCTTTATCATGATAAGAAAACTCTTGATCAATTGTTCGAAGAATTGAATTCTATACACcaaatgagaaatgaaaatgtctCACAATATTACCAGAGAATTGAAGACCTCTCATCGCGTATTCTCGCAACAATTCACACGACCGAACAAGACGAAACTCTCCTACCGGGCTCTATCGCAATGGTCACTAAGATCACTCtaaatcgatttatttatcACACACACCCTCAAATCTCGCAAATGCTCCGCTACCGCGAATTTACTACAATCAATCGAGCTTTTACTGCCGCGGTAACCGAAGAAAAAGCCCTTCGAATGCAATATAATTCGTATGCTAAATGCAGACATTGTGGTAGATCAAATCACACGAGTGATGACTGCCGacttaaaaatagaaattcaaatTCCTTCACATCACGTGAACATAAACAGATTCATTTTTCTCAGGAAAATTCTCACCAAAATActttcaaaaatcaaaatcaatcACAAAACCCAAATCGATTTAATAATCAACGACTCAATCAAAATTCGAACCGatcaaattctcaaaaaacgtGCAACTACTGTAAAAAGAGTGGTCATGTTATTGAAGAATGTATAAAACGATTTGCTGCAAATGTAAAGAAAAACCGGGATAACGCATCGCAAAATCGACAACAATCAAGCGTCAACGTTAGCAACCcaatgcaaaataaaaattttcaaacggtcaATCGTAATTTACATCAACCAGAGCTAtctgaacaaaaaaatgaagctCCAACTACCTCTACAACTTTAAATTCATTTGCTTTTCATATACCCTCGAATAACAACGAGTtaacatatattctctttgaaTCCCCTCATTCAGACGATTCTGATCAAATCCTTAAATTTTTGGTCGACACTGGAGCGGCCGTCTCTCTCGTAAAAGCCTCGAGTATTCGtaattataaaatcatcaatccTGAGCCAATTATCCTCAATGGTATTAAACCCAACGCACCGATCATGACTCTTGGACAGACGGAACTAAATTTGTCGGTCAATTCTAACTCTTTCtttaataaatttcatgtCCTTAATTCGGATACAGGAATCCCATTTGATGGTCTCGTGGGACAAGATTTTTTCCAAAAGCATAATTGCAAaatcaattatcaaaattcgACAATCTCAATCGACGCGCTACCATTTCCCTTACCACTACAAAGTAATGCTATTCTATTTCACAACGcatcacaaataattattcaacctCGCTCTgaaataattgcaaaaatatCGCTCATGAATCCTCTCAACCTCGACGAAGGTATAATCACCGGTCAATTTCTCGATAAAGAAGAACAAGTATTAATTCCCACAGCTCTCGTAAAagcaacaaataaaaaagaatcgtTTATTACAATTATAAATCGATCCGCAGAAGAGAAAATCATTCCGAAACCATGTTTACCGCTTTTATCTCCTCCTCATCAAATGAAAGTTTTTCATATAAATAACAATTCGAATAACTTAAAAAAAAGACATGAATTACTACATGAAAATCTCCGCACTGAACACCTTAATCCGGAAGAAAAACAATCATTAACCAAACTCTGTGAAGAATTTCACGATATTTTCAATCTCCCAGACGACAAATTATCCTATACCTCAGCGACAGATTGTAAAATCCCTACAATCGACAATATCCCAATTCAGGTAAAATCCTATCGGTACCCCGAGGTACATAAAAACGAAGTTTCCAAccaaatagaaaaaatgatgaaacaaGGGATCATAAAACCCTCTGTAAGCCCATGGTCGAGTCCACTCTAG